Below is a genomic region from Scyliorhinus canicula chromosome 5, sScyCan1.1, whole genome shotgun sequence.
CAGCCATTGCGGAGTTAGCCGCTAGCCAGTCGTCATTGAGCCAGTGGAAACCGAAAGAGACAAGAGGCAGTCCGATGACCATGGAGACCCAGCTCACCTCCCGCAGGCTGGTGCTGAGCACAGCAGGCGGCTCCTCACTGTACGAATGGACGACGCTGACGGCTCCCGCGCAGGCCTGCATGAGGAAGCCAGCGGCAGAGCCCAAGTTTACCTGCGGAATAACACAAAGATATTGGAGACATTCTGGGGCACTGTCAATGCACAATCACTCTTCACGTTATCACTATTGGCTCTCATCAGGTTACTGTcttcatattggactcaaaccaAAGCTTTTATTGACCTTTCTATCTtagtgaatgttggagcaggctccaaggccAAACGGTCTACTAAAGCACCTAACTTGTATGTTCATAAAGGATTAGGACCCTCCTGTCCATTCTGTCTGGGGATTGGCTATGAGGCCTCTTTAAATAGAGTTTGCAACCGCCCCCCCATTTCCCCTCTGCTCACACCACGAGCGAAATGGGGTCACAGCGGAAAAAATAGTTTGAGAAGCACTAATCCCGACCCCTGAGAATTTTATACCTCGATTAAATCTCTCTTCAGCCTCCTCTGTGCCAAGGCAAACAACCCTAGCTCATCCAATCTTGCATTGTTAAAATTCTCCagcttttctctgggtgctccagtttcctcccaacaaATCCCAAAACAGGTGcttgttataataatctttattgtcacaagtaggtttacattaacactgcaatgaagttactgtgaaaatcccctagttgccacattccggcgcctgttcgggtacacggagggagaattccgaatgtccaatatacctaacagcacgtctttcgggacttgtgggaggaaaccggagcacccggaggaaacccacgcagacacggggagaacgtgcagactccgcacagacagggacagtgacaggaatcgaacctgggaccctggtcttatggagcaacagtgctaaccactgtgccacccataggtgaattggacattctgaattctccctctgtgtacccgaacaggcagcggagtgtggcgactaggggcttttcacagtaaattcattgcagtgttaatataagcctacttgtgacaataaagattatgattattctCTTGTACACTCAGAGTGACCATATCCTTCCTGCCATATTCCAGGGCGTTGATTGTGCCGTGAAGACTCCTACCTTACGAGTACGGTGAGTCGCTGTCAATGCTGCGGCACACAACAGCGAGCTGGTGATGACCAGGCTCCACTCCCTGTCTTTAGATATCAGCTTCACACACCCCATGGTCGATGGCACCCCTTCAATAATTACAACACGAACACTGAATTCTAGAAACAGAAAGGCTCAGATTGGTGAACACTGCACAAATCCAAGAAAGACCAGAGTATTTTCCCAGACATTTCAATAATCGATAGGGACAAACTCTtccaactgaaatgaaatgaaaatcgctttattgtcacgagtaggcttcaatgaagttactgtgaaaagcccctagtcgccacattccggcgcctgttcagggaggctggtatgggagttgaaccgtgctgctggcctgccttggtctgctttaaaagccagcgatttagcccagtgagctaaaccagcccctggtgaatggactgaggagaggggtggagggggagtgacaTAGTCACTGGAGTGGAGACCCAGCGTGATGCTCCAGGGAACCTGGGGTATTCAACAAAAtgctaatgatgaccattaaaataGCTGAGCAGGTCACTCAGTCCAGGGATAATTAGGGACACAGGGTCCGGGGGTAATTAGGGACACAGGGTCCGGGGGTAATCAGGGACGGAGGGTCCGGGTGTAATCAGGgatgggagggtccgggggtaatCAGGGACGGAGGGTCCGGGTGTAATCAGGGATGGGAGGGTCCGGGTGTAATCAGGgatgggagggtccgggggtaatCAGGgatgggagggtccgggggtaatCAGggacgggagggtccgggggtaatCAGggacgggagggtccgggggtaatCAGggacgggagggtccgggggtaatCAGggacgggagggtccgggggtaatCAGggacgggagggtccgggggtaatCAGggacgggagggtccgggggtaatCAGggacgggagggtccgggggtaatCAGggacgggagggtccgggggtaatCAGggacgggagggtccgggggtaatCAGggacgggagggtccgggggtaatCAGggacgggagggtccgggggtaatCAGggacgggagggtccgggggtaatCAGggacgggagggtccgggggtaatCAGGGACGGGCGGGTCCGGGGGTAATCAGggacgggagggtccgggggtaatCAGggacgggagggtccgggggtaatCAGGGACAGAGGGTCCGGTGTAATCAGggacgggagggtccgggggtaatCAGggacgggagggtccgggggtaatCATGGACAGAGGGTCCACGGGCAATTACGGACAGGAGGGTGCGGGGTAATTATCaatgggagggtccgggggtaatTATCTATGGGAGGGTCCAGGGGTAATTATCaatgggagggtccgggggtaatTATCAATGGGGGGTCCAGGGTAATTATCaatgggagggtccgggggtaatTATCaatgggagggtccgggggtaatTATCaatgggagggtccgggggtaatTATCaatgggagggtccgggggtaatTATCaatgggagggtccgggggtaatTATCaatgggagggtccgggggtaatTATCaatgggagggtccgggggtaatTATCAATGGGAGGGTCTGGGGGTAATTATCGATAGGAGGGTCCTGGGgcagtgtcacacgggagggtttaaactagtatggcagggggatgggtaccggagcaataggtcagaaagtGAAAGCATTgaaggagaactagggaatagggccagtgtggctctgaggaagagcagacagggagatgttgctgaacacagcaggtctggtggcctgaattgtatatgttttaatgcaggaagtataacaggtaaggcagatgaacttagttccaaggactaatccaagctctatgatgttgttgccattacagagacctggctgagggaaggacaggattggcagctaaacgttccaggatttagatgtttcaggcgggatagagggggatgtaaaaggggtggaggagttgcgctactggttagggggaATATCAGAGctatactacgggaggacacctcagagggcagtgaggctatatgggtagagatcaggaataagaaggctgCAGTCACAATGTCGGGGGTTtactatagacctcccaacagccagcaggagatagaagagcagataggtagacagattttggaaaagagtaaaaacaacagggttgttgtgatgggagattgcaacttccccaatattgactgggactcacttagtgctagggtcttggatggggcagtttgtaaggagcatccaggagggcttcttaaaacaatatgtagatagcccaactagggaaggggctatactggacctgctattgaggaatgagcctggccaggtggcagaaatttcagtaggggagcatttcgggaacagtgaccacaattcagtaagttttaaagtgctgatggacaaggataagagtgatccgagggtgaatgtgctaaattgggggaaggctaattataacaatattaggcgggaactgaagaacctagattgggggcggatgtttgagggtaaatcaacatctgacatgtgggaggctttcaagtgtcagttgaaaggaattcaggaccggcatgttcctgtgcggaagaaggataaatacggcaaatttcaggaaccttggatattgtaggcctcatcaaaaagaaaaaggaggcatttgtcagggctagaaggccggGAACAGACGAatgctgtgtggaatataaggaaagtaggaaggaacttaagcaaggagtcaggagggctagaaggggtcacaaagtcattggcaaatagggttaaggaaagtcccaaggctttttacacgtacataaaaagcaagagggtagccagggaaaggtttggcccactgaaggacaggggagggaatttatgtgtggagccagaggaaatgggcgaggtactaaatgaatactttgtatcagtattcaccaaagagaaggaattggtggatgttgagtctggagaagggtgtgtagatagcctgggtcacattgagatccaaaaagacgaggtgttgggcgtcttgaaaaatattaaggtagataagtccccagggcctgatgggatctaccccagaataccaaaggaggcaagagaggaaattgctgaggccttgacagaaatctttgcatcctcactgtcttcaggtgatgtcccggaggactggagaatagccaatgttgttcctttgtttaagaagggtagcaaggataatccagggaactccaggccggtgagccttacgtcagtagtagggaaattactggagagaattcttcaagacaggatctactcccatttggaagcaaatggacgtattagtgagaggcagcatggttttgtgaaggggaggtcgtgtctcactaacttgatagagtttttcgaagaggtcacaaagatgattgatgtaggtagggcagtggatgttgtctgtatggacttcagtaaggcctttgacaaggtccctcatggcagactggtacaaaaggtgaagtcacatgggatcaggggtgagctggcaaggtgatacagaactggctgggtcatagaaggcagagagtagcaatggaagggtgcttttctaattagagggctgtgactagtggtgttcagcagggatcagtgctgggacctttgctgtttgtagtatatttaaatgatttggaggaaaatgtaactggtctgattagtaagtttgcagacgacacaaaggttggtggaattgcggctagcgatgaggactgtcagaggatacagcaggatttagattgtttggagacttgggcggagagatggcagatgtagtttaatctggacaaatgtgaggtaatgcattttggaaggtctaatgcaggtagggaatatacagtgaatggtagaaccctcaagagtattgaaagtcatagagatctaggtgtacaggtccacaggtcactgaaaggggcaactcaggtggagaaggtagtcaagaaggcatacggcatgcttaccttcattggccggggcattgagtataagaattggcaagtcatgttgcagctgtatagaacctcagttaggccacgcttggagtatagtgttcaattctggtcgccacactaccagaagaatgtggaggatttagagagggtgcagaagagatttaccaggatgttgcctggtatggagggcattagctatgaggagaggttgaataaactcggtttgttctcactggaacgacggaggttgaggggcgcgaTAGAGGTTTACagtattatgaggggcatagacagagtggatagtcagaggcttttccccagggtagaggggtcaattactagggggcataggtttaaggtgcgaggggcaaggtttagaggagatgtacgaggcaggtttttttttttttttacacagagggtagtgggtgcctggaactcgctgctggaggaggtggtggaagcagggacgatagtgacatttaaggggcatcttgataaatacatgaataggatgggaatagagggatacggaccctggaagtgtagaagattgtagtttagtcgggcagcatggtcggcacgggcttggagggccgaagggtctgttcctgtgctgtacttttctttgttctttgtaattatCAATGGGAGCATCTGGGGGtaattaggggtggggggggaggatctgggggtaattagggatgggagggtttgggggtaattagggacgggagggtccagggtaattagggacgggaGGGTCCGGGTGTAATTATCAATGGGAGGGTCctggggtaattagggatgggagaGTCCGGGGGTAATTAGggacgggagggtccgggggtaattagggatgggagaGTCCGGGGGTAATTAGGGACGGGAGGGTCCGGGTGTAATTATCgatgggagggtccgggggtaatTATCGATGGGAGGGTCCGGGATAATTATCAATGGGTGGGTCtgggggtaattagggatgggagggtccgggggtaattagggatgggaggGTCCAGGATAATTATCaatgggagggtccgggggtaattagggatgggagggtccgggggtaattagggatgggagggtccgggggtaattagggatgggagggtccgggggtaattagggatgggagggtccgggggtaatTATCgatgggagggtccgggggtaatTATCgatgggagggtccgggggtaatTATCgatgggagggtccgggggtaatTATCGATGGGAGGGTCTGGGGGTAATTATCGATGGGAGGGTCTGGGGGTAATTATCgatgggagggtccgggggtaatTATCGATGGGCAGGTCCGGGGGTAATTATCGATGGGCGGGTCCGGGGGTATTTAGGGACAGAGGATCcgggggtaattagggatgggatgATCCgggggtaattaggaatgggagGGTCTGGGGGTAATTATCaataggaggttgagggggtaattagggatagaaacatagaaaataggtgcaggagtatgccattcggccctttgagcctgcaccatcattcattatgatcatggctgatcagtatcccactcccactttctctccatatcccttgatccctttagccgcaagggccacgtccgACTCCCTCTTGAATCTATccaacaaactgcccccaacagctttctgtgggagagaattccacaacctcacaactctctgagagaagaggttcttcctcatctcagtcctgaatggctgaccccttattcttaggccgtgacccctagttctggacgtccccaacatcgggaacattcttcccacatctaacctatccagtcccatcaggattttatgtttcttccatttaaaaaaaaatcgagtgcccaattaatttttcccaattaaggggcactttagcgtgaccaatccacctaccttgcacatctttgggttgtgggggcgaaacccacgcagacacggggagaatgtgcaaactccacactgacagtgacccagagccgggatcgaacctgggacctcggcgctgtgaggcagcagtgctaaccactgtgataccgtgttgccccagattttatatgtttctacgagatcccctctcattcttctaaactcaagagaatacaagcccagtcgatccagtctttcgacatctgtcagtcctgccatcctgggaattagGGTGAACCTTCGccggacaccctcaatagcaagaatgtccttccgcAAACtagcagaccaaaactgcacacaatactcaaggtgtggcctcactaaggccctgtataactacagcaagaca
It encodes:
- the LOC119966651 gene encoding uncharacterized protein LOC119966651, coding for MGCVKLISKDREWSLVITSSLLCAAALTATHRTRKVNLGSAAGFLMQACAGAVSVVHSYSEEPPAVLSTSLREVSWVSMVIGLPLVSFGFHWLNDDWLAANSAMAGGILAAACSGNLAEEGREAAVRLAIAAPILSVFTVCLFTVNLYGIVGSLAICLVGVVSELELGGLLGLKKVDVQNVLLTSGVVALQRALGTQYGAESM